The Pectobacterium parmentieri genome segment CAACCTTGGGTATGGAAAGAATTCTCGTGCCACACGCAGAAGATACGGTGTTGTGGGCAGAGTGCCGCGCAAGCGTCTTAAGAAAGCAAACCGGACACACTGTAGCAGTAATGATTGCAAAGGGATGGTAAGGCCTATTTTCTAATCATAGTCCGTTCTTTCCCTCTCCCATCCAAAACGAAGAGCTTCGCACCAACAAATACGCATACTGACAAGGCAGCAGGATTGATCATGCAACGCCAACATGCGGCCTAGCCCTTTGCAGACCCATCTCTGATTTCAGCCAGCGACTTGAGTTGACTGCCCTCACTATCGAAATTCTCCGGGGCCAGCCAGGCTAAGAACGCTTGTTTGAGGTGCGGCCACTCCTTGTCAATGATCGAAAACCAAGCAGTATCACGGGATCGTTGCTTATAGATTATGCTCTGCCGGAAGAGACCTTCGAAAGTGAAACCCAGTCGCAGTGCGGTCTTGCGTGATGGCTCGTTGAGGCTGTCGCACTTCCACTCGTAGCGTCGATACTGCAAGTTATCGAAGACATACTGCATCAGGAGGAACTGCGCCTCCGTCGAAGCGGGCTTCTGCTTGAGAAGCGGCGAAAACATGACCCAACCTACTTCGATGGCGCCATGGCGGGCATCAGTACGCATCAGCGCAAGTGTCCCCACGGCATGCCCGAGGGCCATGTCGATAACAGCGTAATGCTTCGGGTCTGTAGTACGTTCTACACTTTCGGCGTAGCACAAGTACGCCCGCGCGTCATCGAAAGGCCCGACGGGAAGATAAGTCCAGTCACGTCCATCGGGTGCCTTGCTGTAAGCCATATAGAGTTCGTGTGCATGTTGCGCTGCACTGAAGGGTTCCAAACGGCAGAATGCCCCTTGGAGGATTACATCTCCTGGCAACGGGCGCTCCGACCAATGGGGTAATGGTTCGCCAATCGGCTGCTCGTATTCATTGACACGGGTACTCATTTTTTCTCCTGATAACGCTGGCTCATTGGCAAACGCCTATCACCAGGCGGTTGAATAAGCTCACCCGTGAGGCGACGAGCACAGGTCCAAAATTTTGATATCGCTGAAATACGCGCTCACGCGCCAGTCCCTTGTAAAAGCCCGGAGAAAATCCGTTAACGGATCGCGTGGTTAGACGTTTTCCAATTGTGATTTTGAACCTCTGCGTTGCCACGGTAGGCCGCGCCCTGTCGGGGATAGGGTGAACGGCCTCTGTTTGACACTGGAAGTTAGCTTTATTCAACAGGCTTGGCAAGCTGTTAGCGCATCCAGAGGAGAGCCCCCCTCTGGTTGCAATTAACAGAATGATTAATCCGGAGTTTCTTCCGAAGCCACTTTCTTCTTAGCCGTAAAATTATAGATAACCATCAGCGCAAAAATACCGGTAATAACCATGGTGATGGTCCCTTTATCCATAAAGCGGGCCATATTTCCAAGAACAATCCCCACTACGCCAAAGTCAGTATCAGAGAAGGTGGTATTTGTTAACCCAATCGCACCGAGTACGGGCAGCAAAGCAACAGGCAGGAAGGTGATTAAGATACCATGAGCAAAGGCTCCCAGGATGGCCCCACGCCTACCGCCGGTGGCATTGCCAAAAACACCGGCCGTAGCACCACAGAAAAAGTGAGGAACCACACCCGGTAGAATCAATACCCAATGAAGTTGACCGAGGATAAACAACCCAACCAGTCCACCAATAAAACTTGAAATAAAACCAACCAGAACCGCATTTGGCGCATAAGGGAAAACAATAGGGCAATCCAGCGCAGGTTTTGCGTTAGGCACCAGTTTTTCAGAAAAGCCCGTAAAGGCAGGGACAATTTCAGCCAATATTAAGCGAACGCCCTGGAGAATAATAAATACACCTGCGGCAAAGGTAATGGCTTGAATAAACGAGTAGACCAGGTAATTTTGACCATGACTGAAATGGCTTTCTACATACTCTTTCCCGGCAGAAACCGACAAGATTAAATAGATAATCATCATCGTCAGAGAGATTGATATTGTGCTGTCACGCAGAAAGCTCAGGTTTTTGGGCATATTCATTTCTTCGGTAGATTTGGATCCTTTACCTACCACGGATCCTATCCAACCGGATAAAACATAGCCAATCGTTCCTGTGTGCGCTAAAGCCACCTGGTCGCCGCCCACGATTTTACGCATATATGGCTGTGCCAATGCAGGGAAGGCTGCCATCAACATCCCCAAAGCCAGAGACCCGGTGTAAATAAGCTGCGCACCTTCAAAACCGGCTACCGACAGAATAATCGCCACCATGCAGGCCATATAGAAGGTGACGTGCCCTGAAAGATAAATATATTTCAGGCGGGTAAATCTGGCGACAATGATGTTAGCGACCATGCCGAACGCCATAATCAGCGTGGTCGGAGCACCGTACTTAGCCAGGGCGATAGAAACCATCGCTTCGTTATTAGGGATGATCCCTTGAACATCAAATGCTTGCTTGAAAATATCACCCAAAGGTGACAGAGAGCCAACCAGTACCGTCGCCCCACCAGCCAGCACCAAAAAGCCCAGGATTGTTTTCACTGTCCCCTTAATAACATCAGGGAGAGGCTTTTTCTGTGCAACAAGCCCGAATAATGCCACCAGTCCGACCAAAATAGATGGCACTTTCAACACGTCGACGACAAACTGCAAAAGGTTTTGGGTAAACATATTAACCTCTACGATAAGGTGTTTATCTATGTGTACGAATTAGTTTTTATCAAAATACTCACGTATTTTTTGTTCAACTTCTTTCAGATCGATAATGTTATTAATGATAATGATCTTCTCTGCAGGAAGGTTGGCGCTGTAGGCAATATCTTTAGCCATAACAAAAACATCCGCCAGATCGGGGGTGACAGACCCGAGATCGGAATGGTCAACGTCAGCAACAACATTGATATTTTTCAGCACTTTCTTGATGTTCATTTCCATCATGAAGCTGCTTCCCAGACCTGAACCACAAACCGCCATAATTTTCATCTCACACCTCATGAACCGTTAATCAACATTGGATTATTAGCTGACAGCATTATCGGCTAATAAAATCGTATTAAGCTCTTCTTTACTGCACGCATTGAAGAACCTTTCCATTATATTTTCATCAGAAAGCACTTCAGCCAGTTGAGAAATCATTTCAATATGGCTATTGCTGTCTGGTGCTGAGAACATGAAAATAGCGTCCACCGGATCATTCTCATCAGCATCAAACTTCACTGCGTTACCCAGTTTTACGATAGATAATCCCAGTGCTTTTGCCCCTTGCTCTGGACGCGCGTGAGGCATTGCAATCCGGGGGGCGATCACAAAGTAAGGCCCAATATCTTCTTTTTGCCGGATGATGGTATCAATATATTCCTGCAATATTGCTCCCTCATTGAGCAGAGGAAGCCCTGCAATCCGGATGGCTTCCTTCCAATCAGTAACGTTTTCAACATACTGAATTCTTTCGTCATTTAACCAATTCGCCAGATGTGACATAGTCTTTTTCCTGATTTAAAAACGAACGATTCAATCTTATTCTCATGACTTCAGCATACTTCGAGCCACATCAAGTACGTTTTCTTTCGTGAACCCAAAGTGCCTGAAAAGTATGGCTGCCGGAGCCGATTCGCCGAATGACGTCATGCCGATAACCTTCCCGTCCAGACCGGTATAACGCTGCCAAAATCCTTCAATACTCGCTTCTACAGCGAGACGATTGCGAACACCATTCGGAAGTACTGATTCCTTATAATGTTCATCCTGCTTATCAAAACGTTCCGTACAAGGCATTGAAACCACACGGACTTGATGGCCTTCCCCTTGCAGCGCTACCGCCGCTGCGACAACCAACTCGACCTCTGAACCGGAGGATATCAGTAATATTTCAGGTTGCCCGTCACAGTCAATCAGCACATAGCCTCCGCGAGCAATATTTGCAAGCTGGGTAGGCGTTCGCGGTTGTTGTTCCAGAGGTTGCCGCGTGAGGATCAAGGCCGTTGGCCCATCTTTGCGTTCTATCGCCTGCTGCCAGGAAACGGCAACTTCCACCTGATCGCACCCACGCCAGGTTTCCATATTCGGCGTCAATCGCAAAGAAGCTAATTGTTCCACCGGTTGATGCGTGGGACCATCTTCTCCTAACCCGATGGTGTCATGTGTGTACACAAATACAGAGCGGATCTTCATCAATGCGGCCATGCGCACTGCATTGCGGGCATATTCCATAAACATCAGGAATGTGCCGCCATACGGAATAAAACCGCCATGTAATGCCAGCCCATTCATAATGGCTGACATGCCGAATTCACGGACACCATAGGAAATATAATTCCCTTGTGGGTAGTCAGCGGTGAAATCGACAGATTTTACGTGGCGTGTCAGGTTAGAAGGTGAAAGGTCTGCTGACCCCCCCATGAGTTCAGGAAGCAGATCAGAAAAATGATTCAAGCATTTCTGGCTGACCTGACGGGTTGCCAGGCTTGCAGGGTTAGCCTGTAACGCCTCAATGTATTGATTAATATCTTCAGCCCAGCACGCAGGCAGTTCCCCCTCCATGCGGCGGCTAAACTCACTGGCTAGCTCAGGCCATTCTTGCTGATAATCAGCAAACCTCTGGTTCCATTTTTTCTCATTGCTGGCCCCCTGTTCGGTTGCATCCCATGCTTTGTAGATATCATCAGGGATTTCAAAAGGTTTGTAAGGCCAGTTAAGTTCTTTACGCACCAGAGCCACTTCATCCACACCAAGGGCTGAACCATGGCAGTCATGGCTGTTCGCTTTATTGGGTGAACCGAAACCAATCACTGTTTTACAGCATAAAAGGCTAGGTTTGTCGGTCACGGTTTTGGCTTCCCGTACCGCAGCATCCACCGACTGTGAGTTATGCCCATCAATGCCTTCGATGACATGCCAGCCATAAGCCCGAAAACGTGCTGCGGTATCTTCCGAGAACCATCCATCGACATGGCCGTCAATGGAAATACCATTATCGTCCCAGACGGCAATAAGTTTTCCTAGCTGTAATGTCCCGGCCAGACTGCAAGCTTCGTGAGAGATACCCTCCATCAAACAGCCATCGCCCATAAACAGCCATGTATGGTGATCGACAATATCAAAACCGGGTTTGTTAAACTCAGCCGCCAGCGCCTTTTCTGCAATCGCCATTCCAACCGCATTGGCGATCCCTTGTCCCAATGGGCCGGTTGTCGTTTCAACACCGGGTGTATACCCATATTCAGGATGCCCAGGGGTGCGCGCATGTAATTGACGAAACTCACGGATATCATCCATTGATACGTCATAGCCAGTCAGGTGCAGGAGAGCGTAGAGCAGCATAGAACCATGCCCGTTGGACTGGACATAACGATCGCGGTTAGACCATTGAGGATTCTTCGGGTTGTGGCAAAGATGGCGACGCCAGATCACCTCGGCGATATCTGCCATTCCCATAGGAGCACCGGGATGGCCTGAATTGGCTTTCTGAATAGCATCAATGCTCAGGAACCTAATGGCATTTGCTAACGCTCTATTGCTCATAAATCATCTCTCTTAAACTCAGTGTTCTTCAGGGATAAGGTCTGCCCTGAATTTACCGATAGTATCAAGACACTCTGTATGTACAGTCAGATTTTGGGAAAACATCCTGAAACTCACTGCACCCTTCCATCACATGTCATCATTTAGCCTGTAAAAACGATCTCTTTATGTTTGATTCCCTGGTGGGGCATAATCAATTAAAACAGTAAATTGCACTTAAAAAATCAATGAATCTGTATGGATATAGTTTGAATAATTTCAGCTTAATTTATTACGTATAGACATGTTTTAGATGTATAGTCATCTTGATAATGAACCTAGATGTGTACAGATACAACATGTAAAGTTAAAATATATCTGGACATGTTAGTTCTAAATGCAAATTCGTTATCTTGATCACATCTCTATGTAACAGAAGCATTGTCTGGAGAAGAAAGTAAGACAGGCATGTGCAGACGGGGCTCAGGGGAGCCAGTCCTTCACCCTTATCAGGAATAAAGTAGATGGCCGATGGCATTACAGAAAAACAGAAAGAGGTGGTCGATTACATCCTTAAGAAAATCAAGGATGATAGCCTCTTGCCTGGGGATAAGCTTGATACTGAAATCGCTATCGCCAAAAACATAGGAATTACCCGTGCCACCGTTCGCGAAGCGACACGTATCCTGATTGAGCAACAGAGAATTTACCGGGTAAAAGGGTCTGGGCTGTTTGTTGGTTCAATCGGGATAAGCAACCACTCAGGGAGGTTTCACGTACTTTCCCCTTTTGATTATCAGGCCCAAAAACACGGTCACAAAGGGGTCAGAAAAATTGTATCTGCCAGCATAATAAAAGTCCCGTCACCGGATATGGCACAGGCGTTGCGCATTAAGAATAGCGACAAGGTGTATAAAATATTACGTCTGATGTGCTTCGATAATATCCCTGTGGCGCTGGAACACATACATCTTCCGGTAAGCATGTTTAGCAGTATGGAGTTCAGCAAATTAGAAATATCAAAATACGCCTACATCGAGCAAATTACCGGTAAAAAAGTCCAGCGTAGGGATCAAAACTTAACGGCAAAAAAATTAACCGATCCTGACACCTTGGCTTTACTGAATTTATCGGAAAATGATGCCGTTATGGAGATTAATGAAACCGTCTTTCTGGATGATGGAACCCCTTGTGAAGTGAATATTGCAATTATCAATACCCAGCTTTTCCCATTGCGACAAAACTCAGAGCGGCCTTAACCACTGTTGTCATGATTTCGTCAACCGCACGCTCAGCGGCTGCTGACCTCCGGTTTGGACGCGGTTAGCCGACTCAGTCGCGGGGGCTGACGTTGCTTTTCATCCATATGTGCCTGTCTTCGCGGTTGGAATCAGCAGACTAAAAACAGGCAATTACACAATATCAATGACAGGCTCAGCGTTCTGTTTTTCAGAAAAAAATCTTCACGTTTTAATCAACTGTGAACACACATCAATAAACGCGCGCAATTTGGGTTGGTTCCTCGCGGCCCTTGAGAAATACAAGAAGAGGCCGTCGTTTCCCGGCGAGAGATCGAGTAACGCCGCTTCCAGCGTGCCATTTTCCAACTCGCGTGAGGTATGGAAGGTAGATGAGTAAATAAGCCCAACGCCCCTAACCGCAAGGCTACGCATCAGTTCCCCATCGTTAACGGTGACCGTGCCCGTTGGTTCAAGCCTCACACTTTCTTTGTTTTCGATAAACTCCCAGCGATAAATATCGCCCTTTTCAGGACGACGAAAGCGAATACATTCGTGATGCTCCAGATCGCTCGTGACTTTAGGCTTTCCATGCGTTTTGAAATAGTCCGGCGATCCAAATACCGCCCACTGAAATGGTGGGGAAAGTCGTATCGCAATCATATCCTGTTCGATGTAGGAACCGATCATGATGCCAGCATCATAGCCTTCAGAAACGAAATTATCGTGACGGTTACTTACCGTGATATCGACATTCAAATTCGGCCACGCCTGACGAAATGCAGGGATGAGCGGTTCGATAACATGAGGAAGTGCTAAACGTTCGACAATCAGCTTCAACGTCCCCGATGGCTTTTTTGCCGATTGCGCCACATCTTCAAAACCAGTTGCAATCGCTTGTGCCGCAGGGCCAATTTTCAGCAGCAACGCTTCCCCAGCTTCCGTCAATGCCATCTTGCGCGTTGTGCGGTGGAAAAGTAACACGCCGAGACGATGTTCCAATCTCTGGAGCGACAAACTCATGGATCCCGGCGTCTTACCGAGATCGAGTGCCGCTTTACGAATGCTCAGCCGTTTCGCTATCGCCAGAAATTCTGCAAGTCCATCAAAGCTATCGGATTGCCCCATCAGGGTTCCTTATCGTCATGCAATACAGGGATTATCAAACTCACTTTATGACAATTTATCACGCTAATACAAAAGTATTACATCGATTTTTTAAACAACGCATTCCGTTTTTACCGCCTTTTTTCAATCGGTTATCCCGGATATAGTCGGCAAACACCACCTGCTGAAGGAATTTTCTATGTCAATAATAAAGCGTTGTACGGGCCTTATCGCCGCGATTGCTGTGTGTGCCGCAGCCTCTTCCGCCTTTGCCCAGCCCCACCAGAAAGAAGATAAAGTCTTAGTCGTCGTTTCCAGCCTGGATAAAAAAACGCCAGAGCTTGTGGGC includes the following:
- a CDS encoding GNAT family N-acetyltransferase, whose product is MSTRVNEYEQPIGEPLPHWSERPLPGDVILQGAFCRLEPFSAAQHAHELYMAYSKAPDGRDWTYLPVGPFDDARAYLCYAESVERTTDPKHYAVIDMALGHAVGTLALMRTDARHGAIEVGWVMFSPLLKQKPASTEAQFLLMQYVFDNLQYRRYEWKCDSLNEPSRKTALRLGFTFEGLFRQSIIYKQRSRDTAWFSIIDKEWPHLKQAFLAWLAPENFDSEGSQLKSLAEIRDGSAKG
- a CDS encoding PTS ascorbate transporter subunit IIC: MFTQNLLQFVVDVLKVPSILVGLVALFGLVAQKKPLPDVIKGTVKTILGFLVLAGGATVLVGSLSPLGDIFKQAFDVQGIIPNNEAMVSIALAKYGAPTTLIMAFGMVANIIVARFTRLKYIYLSGHVTFYMACMVAIILSVAGFEGAQLIYTGSLALGMLMAAFPALAQPYMRKIVGGDQVALAHTGTIGYVLSGWIGSVVGKGSKSTEEMNMPKNLSFLRDSTISISLTMMIIYLILSVSAGKEYVESHFSHGQNYLVYSFIQAITFAAGVFIILQGVRLILAEIVPAFTGFSEKLVPNAKPALDCPIVFPYAPNAVLVGFISSFIGGLVGLFILGQLHWVLILPGVVPHFFCGATAGVFGNATGGRRGAILGAFAHGILITFLPVALLPVLGAIGLTNTTFSDTDFGVVGIVLGNMARFMDKGTITMVITGIFALMVIYNFTAKKKVASEETPD
- a CDS encoding PTS sugar transporter subunit IIB — its product is MKIMAVCGSGLGSSFMMEMNIKKVLKNINVVADVDHSDLGSVTPDLADVFVMAKDIAYSANLPAEKIIIINNIIDLKEVEQKIREYFDKN
- a CDS encoding PTS sugar transporter subunit IIA, with the translated sequence MSHLANWLNDERIQYVENVTDWKEAIRIAGLPLLNEGAILQEYIDTIIRQKEDIGPYFVIAPRIAMPHARPEQGAKALGLSIVKLGNAVKFDADENDPVDAIFMFSAPDSNSHIEMISQLAEVLSDENIMERFFNACSKEELNTILLADNAVS
- the tkt gene encoding transketolase; this encodes MSNRALANAIRFLSIDAIQKANSGHPGAPMGMADIAEVIWRRHLCHNPKNPQWSNRDRYVQSNGHGSMLLYALLHLTGYDVSMDDIREFRQLHARTPGHPEYGYTPGVETTTGPLGQGIANAVGMAIAEKALAAEFNKPGFDIVDHHTWLFMGDGCLMEGISHEACSLAGTLQLGKLIAVWDDNGISIDGHVDGWFSEDTAARFRAYGWHVIEGIDGHNSQSVDAAVREAKTVTDKPSLLCCKTVIGFGSPNKANSHDCHGSALGVDEVALVRKELNWPYKPFEIPDDIYKAWDATEQGASNEKKWNQRFADYQQEWPELASEFSRRMEGELPACWAEDINQYIEALQANPASLATRQVSQKCLNHFSDLLPELMGGSADLSPSNLTRHVKSVDFTADYPQGNYISYGVREFGMSAIMNGLALHGGFIPYGGTFLMFMEYARNAVRMAALMKIRSVFVYTHDTIGLGEDGPTHQPVEQLASLRLTPNMETWRGCDQVEVAVSWQQAIERKDGPTALILTRQPLEQQPRTPTQLANIARGGYVLIDCDGQPEILLISSGSEVELVVAAAVALQGEGHQVRVVSMPCTERFDKQDEHYKESVLPNGVRNRLAVEASIEGFWQRYTGLDGKVIGMTSFGESAPAAILFRHFGFTKENVLDVARSMLKS
- a CDS encoding GntR family transcriptional regulator — translated: MADGITEKQKEVVDYILKKIKDDSLLPGDKLDTEIAIAKNIGITRATVREATRILIEQQRIYRVKGSGLFVGSIGISNHSGRFHVLSPFDYQAQKHGHKGVRKIVSASIIKVPSPDMAQALRIKNSDKVYKILRLMCFDNIPVALEHIHLPVSMFSSMEFSKLEISKYAYIEQITGKKVQRRDQNLTAKKLTDPDTLALLNLSENDAVMEINETVFLDDGTPCEVNIAIINTQLFPLRQNSERP
- a CDS encoding LysR family transcriptional regulator — encoded protein: MGQSDSFDGLAEFLAIAKRLSIRKAALDLGKTPGSMSLSLQRLEHRLGVLLFHRTTRKMALTEAGEALLLKIGPAAQAIATGFEDVAQSAKKPSGTLKLIVERLALPHVIEPLIPAFRQAWPNLNVDITVSNRHDNFVSEGYDAGIMIGSYIEQDMIAIRLSPPFQWAVFGSPDYFKTHGKPKVTSDLEHHECIRFRRPEKGDIYRWEFIENKESVRLEPTGTVTVNDGELMRSLAVRGVGLIYSSTFHTSRELENGTLEAALLDLSPGNDGLFLYFSRAARNQPKLRAFIDVCSQLIKT